Proteins encoded by one window of Streptomyces uncialis:
- the fxlM gene encoding methyltransferase, FxLD system, with product MNHTSTDDTTAAARLRDELADSLREQGTVATDSVDAAVRAVPRDVFVRQFKPSASLEEAYADTPVHTKFDDTGASISAVSQPSVNGLMLELTQAQPGMRIEESGAGSGLFASYLAHLVGDEGHVTTLDVDQDLVDGARAAIEKAGVHNVTVVLGDGAAGHVGGAPYDRIVATVGAHGIPQAWLDQLAPDGRLVVPLRLRGSVSRAVAFERDGDGHWRSVRSEMCTFMPLRAGIADDPRRIVSLTSDDAVRLQFNQEQEADEESLRGVLDQPGSEVWSEVTFRGPESPEFMWLWLACAMENALSRMEVNRAAAGAALLREGFRPMAVAEQGSLAYLTLRKADLAEDGGQLYEAGAIGHGPGGKKLAEQVAEEMRIWDKDFRGREVTFEIHSLDAPPLPPKPGRFAFDNPINRIVITWA from the coding sequence GTGAATCACACCAGCACCGACGACACCACCGCTGCCGCTCGCCTGCGGGACGAACTGGCCGACAGCCTGCGCGAGCAGGGCACCGTGGCAACCGATTCCGTGGACGCAGCGGTCCGGGCCGTGCCCCGCGATGTGTTCGTTCGCCAGTTCAAGCCCTCCGCGTCTCTGGAGGAGGCGTACGCCGACACGCCTGTCCACACCAAGTTCGACGACACGGGTGCGTCGATCAGCGCGGTGTCGCAGCCCTCGGTGAACGGGCTGATGCTCGAACTCACCCAGGCACAGCCCGGCATGCGGATCGAGGAATCGGGAGCAGGCAGTGGCCTGTTCGCCTCGTACCTTGCCCACCTCGTCGGAGACGAAGGGCACGTCACCACACTCGACGTCGACCAAGACCTCGTGGACGGCGCCCGAGCCGCCATCGAGAAGGCCGGAGTGCACAACGTCACTGTCGTCCTCGGCGATGGAGCGGCCGGCCACGTCGGCGGAGCCCCCTACGACCGGATCGTCGCCACGGTCGGTGCCCACGGCATCCCGCAGGCGTGGCTCGACCAGCTCGCCCCCGACGGCCGTCTCGTCGTACCGCTGCGTCTGCGCGGCAGTGTCTCCCGCGCCGTCGCCTTCGAACGGGACGGTGACGGGCACTGGCGCAGTGTCCGCAGCGAGATGTGCACCTTCATGCCCCTGCGGGCGGGCATCGCCGACGACCCCCGCCGCATCGTCTCGCTGACCTCTGACGACGCCGTCCGGCTCCAGTTCAACCAGGAGCAGGAGGCCGACGAGGAATCCCTTCGCGGTGTGCTGGACCAGCCGGGCAGCGAGGTGTGGTCCGAGGTGACGTTCCGGGGCCCGGAGTCGCCGGAATTCATGTGGCTGTGGCTCGCCTGCGCCATGGAGAACGCCCTGAGCCGGATGGAGGTCAACCGTGCGGCTGCCGGTGCCGCCCTGCTCCGGGAGGGATTCCGCCCCATGGCGGTGGCCGAACAGGGCAGTCTCGCCTACCTGACCCTGCGCAAGGCCGACCTCGCCGAGGACGGCGGCCAGCTCTACGAAGCCGGCGCCATCGGCCACGGCCCCGGCGGCAAGAAGCTGGCCGAACAGGTCGCCGAGGAGATGCGCATCTGGGACAAGGATTTTCGTGGTCGTGAGGTGACCTTCGAGATCCACTCCCTCGACGCCCCGCCGCTCCCTCCGAAACCGGGCCGCTTCGCCTTCGACAACCCGATCAACCGGATCGTCATCACCTGGGCGTGA
- a CDS encoding DUF6879 family protein — protein MPSNAPSFGELLGATRRSAVHLEMRDSYAATERFEAWRCGERIDWADQASWWHPYDQLIADTVARGVTVRRARIVSEPVSEYIRWEHYVTHANVTAGEQVRWLPRRAATGLSLPGNDFWLFDGTLLRVHHFSGDGAVVKDEMVDELTIVELCATAFENVWALATPHAQFAL, from the coding sequence ATGCCGTCGAACGCGCCCAGCTTCGGTGAACTCCTCGGTGCTACCCGGCGCTCTGCCGTCCACCTGGAGATGCGTGACTCCTACGCGGCCACCGAGCGGTTCGAAGCATGGCGATGTGGAGAGCGCATCGACTGGGCGGACCAGGCGTCGTGGTGGCACCCGTATGACCAGTTGATCGCCGACACGGTCGCCCGAGGTGTGACCGTCCGACGTGCCCGGATCGTCTCGGAGCCAGTGAGCGAGTACATCCGCTGGGAGCACTACGTCACCCACGCCAACGTGACCGCTGGTGAGCAGGTCCGGTGGCTGCCCCGGAGGGCGGCAACCGGCCTTTCGCTCCCGGGCAACGACTTCTGGCTGTTCGACGGCACTCTGTTGCGCGTCCACCACTTCTCGGGTGACGGGGCCGTGGTCAAGGACGAGATGGTGGACGAGCTCACCATCGTGGAGCTCTGCGCCACGGCGTTCGAGAACGTGTGGGCCCTCGCGACCCCACACGCACAGTTCGCGCTCTGA
- a CDS encoding helix-turn-helix domain-containing protein, giving the protein MDSGTTDAAEAAGAGDEDGWEVDPEDEIAPVVRMVGSRMKGWREGAGMRVVDFANAVGYGEDLVRKIERGERIARPEYLDKVDAVLRAGGKLAALKEDLAAAQYPKKIRDLARMEAQAAELCAYGNHNLHGLVQTKEYARALIGTRRPAYSPDEVERMVAGRMARHSIFERSPAPELSFVLEEVTLRRPIGGRMVLRGQLEHLLEVGRLRNVEIQVMPTATEDNAGMGGELQTLRFRDGSGVGRQDGAFAGRPVSDPRRLRIIELRYGIIRAQALTPRESLAYIKDVLGET; this is encoded by the coding sequence GTGGACAGCGGGACAACGGATGCGGCGGAAGCGGCGGGCGCGGGCGACGAGGACGGCTGGGAGGTCGACCCGGAGGACGAGATCGCGCCGGTCGTCCGTATGGTCGGCAGCCGGATGAAGGGGTGGCGCGAGGGCGCCGGGATGCGGGTCGTGGACTTCGCCAACGCGGTGGGATACGGCGAGGACCTGGTCCGCAAGATCGAGCGGGGCGAACGGATCGCCCGCCCCGAGTACCTCGACAAGGTCGACGCTGTGCTTCGCGCGGGCGGCAAGCTCGCAGCCCTGAAGGAGGACTTGGCGGCGGCCCAGTATCCGAAGAAGATTCGAGATCTGGCCAGGATGGAAGCGCAGGCGGCGGAGCTGTGCGCCTACGGCAATCACAACCTGCACGGCTTGGTTCAGACGAAGGAGTACGCGCGGGCGCTGATCGGCACGAGACGCCCTGCGTATTCGCCTGACGAGGTCGAACGCATGGTCGCGGGCAGAATGGCGCGGCATTCGATCTTCGAGCGCTCTCCCGCGCCTGAGCTGAGCTTTGTCCTGGAAGAGGTGACACTTCGCCGCCCGATCGGGGGCAGAATGGTGCTACGAGGGCAGCTCGAACATCTGTTGGAGGTGGGGCGGTTGCGGAACGTGGAAATACAGGTCATGCCAACGGCCACCGAAGACAACGCCGGGATGGGTGGGGAGTTGCAGACTCTTCGATTTCGGGATGGCTCTGGCGTGGGACGGCAGGACGGTGCCTTTGCCGGGCGTCCGGTCTCGGACCCTCGTCGGCTCAGGATCATCGAACTTCGGTATGGGATCATCCGGGCGCAGGCTCTCACACCGCGGGAGTCGCTGGCGTACATCAAGGATGTGTTGGGAGAGACATGA
- a CDS encoding DUF397 domain-containing protein, producing MIHKPTDRHGAELAWFKSSYSNSSEGDTCVEVADVLGAVLVRDSKNVSGPRLGFAPTTWADFVSYASES from the coding sequence ATGATCCACAAGCCGACTGACCGGCATGGTGCTGAGCTGGCGTGGTTCAAGAGCAGCTACAGCAACAGCAGCGAGGGTGACACCTGCGTCGAGGTGGCGGACGTACTCGGTGCCGTGTTGGTCCGGGACTCCAAAAACGTCTCCGGCCCGCGTCTGGGCTTCGCGCCAACCACCTGGGCGGACTTCGTCTCGTATGCCTCTGAGTCATGA
- a CDS encoding DUF397 domain-containing protein produces the protein MSRRPVAGCDAGLAWFKSSYSDSSDGSECVEVAAASDAVLVRDSKDVSGPCLGFTRTTWADFVPYAVER, from the coding sequence ATGAGCCGGAGGCCGGTCGCCGGGTGTGACGCGGGCTTGGCGTGGTTCAAGAGCAGCTATAGCGACAGCAGCGACGGTAGTGAGTGCGTCGAGGTCGCAGCGGCCTCTGACGCCGTGCTCGTCCGCGATTCCAAGGACGTGTCCGGCCCCTGCCTCGGGTTCACACGGACCACCTGGGCGGACTTCGTTCCGTACGCTGTCGAACGCTGA
- a CDS encoding DUF397 domain-containing protein translates to MVHGQSNPAWRKSTYSESSSGSECVEVAVSGDVVLVRDSKRARQPRLGFPPGAWADFVVFTAQTRKRGRE, encoded by the coding sequence GTGGTCCACGGACAGAGCAACCCGGCGTGGCGCAAGAGCACCTACAGCGAAAGCAGCAGCGGAAGCGAATGCGTCGAGGTCGCGGTCAGCGGTGATGTCGTACTGGTCCGTGACTCCAAGAGGGCTCGCCAGCCGCGCCTCGGGTTCCCGCCCGGGGCCTGGGCAGACTTCGTCGTGTTCACGGCCCAGACTCGCAAGAGGGGGCGCGAGTGA
- a CDS encoding DUF397 domain-containing protein: protein MNSTTASDLTWFKSSYSDSSNGEDCIEIADTPHAVLVRDSKDTSGPRLGFTRTAWADFVPYAASR, encoded by the coding sequence GTGAACAGCACGACCGCATCCGACCTGACGTGGTTCAAGAGCAGCTATAGCGACAGCAGCAACGGCGAGGACTGCATAGAGATCGCAGACACCCCCCACGCCGTACTCGTCCGCGACTCCAAGGACACCTCCGGCCCCCGCCTAGGGTTCACCCGCACCGCCTGGGCCGACTTCGTCCCGTACGCCGCGTCCCGCTGA
- a CDS encoding alpha/beta hydrolase, with protein sequence MDLQTLKTLKPAEYEGAADGYRALADMAQTSKDHIANTVAAGMRKALEGDAAKSAQGELQEVERNFQYTQNQCAVISTALNGFAFDMAAAKQKLDAALADAGANKLTVNPDGSVTYPPGPDKVDGKTPDGGSTAGFTSPQAQALGRQAANLSRNPYAALAQEIADRISTALKEATAADEKWAPKLRALKADDDLTVSARDWSDTASDAGGVRSAADPYLDTLKDPPKGGSPEDNARWWKGLDDEQRDAYLAMNPASVGALDGLPADVRDEANRTVLAQKHGQYQVAFGAIPPPPAERYTWINGGRMPVKVQTDEYMAWEKKYGDEYAQLKQSIKGMESIEDRFASTGVGGLPEAYLLGFSAEENGRAIVANGNPDTADHTAVFVPGTTSNLGSIGGDIGRMTNLWQDASTAAQGGSVSTVTWLGYDAPQDIVKDAPFGHYADDGAPAFNQFLDGLDASRTADGPGHTTAIGHSYGTTLIGSAARQGELNADDVVFAGSPGVQVGSAERMDVPEGRVWNQEAPGDVVPDIGRYGHGGSEWRLGGGVWLIPSDEAFGANQMTTDTEGHSDYWKSGTTSLWNQAQVVAGQHGNVKLED encoded by the coding sequence GTGGACCTCCAGACCCTGAAGACGCTGAAGCCCGCCGAGTACGAGGGTGCCGCCGACGGCTACCGGGCCCTCGCGGACATGGCACAGACCTCGAAGGACCACATCGCGAACACCGTCGCCGCCGGGATGCGCAAAGCCCTGGAAGGCGACGCCGCGAAGTCCGCGCAGGGCGAACTCCAGGAAGTCGAGCGGAACTTCCAGTACACGCAGAACCAGTGCGCGGTGATCAGCACCGCGCTGAACGGCTTCGCCTTCGACATGGCCGCCGCCAAGCAGAAGCTGGACGCCGCGCTCGCGGACGCCGGGGCCAACAAGCTCACCGTGAACCCGGACGGGTCCGTGACGTATCCGCCGGGGCCGGACAAGGTCGACGGGAAGACACCCGACGGGGGTTCGACCGCAGGGTTCACCTCCCCGCAGGCGCAGGCCCTCGGGCGGCAGGCCGCGAACCTCAGCCGCAACCCGTACGCCGCCCTCGCCCAGGAGATCGCCGACCGGATCTCCACCGCGCTCAAGGAGGCGACGGCCGCCGACGAGAAGTGGGCGCCCAAACTGCGCGCGCTCAAGGCCGACGACGATCTGACCGTGTCCGCGCGGGACTGGTCGGACACCGCCTCGGACGCCGGCGGGGTGCGGAGCGCGGCCGATCCGTATCTGGACACGCTGAAGGACCCGCCCAAGGGCGGTTCGCCGGAGGACAACGCGCGCTGGTGGAAGGGGCTGGACGACGAGCAGCGGGACGCCTACCTCGCGATGAACCCGGCGAGCGTGGGCGCGCTGGACGGGCTGCCCGCCGATGTCCGGGACGAGGCGAACCGTACGGTGCTCGCCCAGAAGCACGGGCAGTACCAGGTGGCGTTCGGCGCCATCCCGCCGCCACCGGCCGAGCGGTACACCTGGATCAACGGCGGACGGATGCCGGTCAAGGTGCAGACGGACGAGTACATGGCGTGGGAGAAGAAGTACGGCGACGAGTACGCGCAGCTCAAGCAGTCCATCAAGGGCATGGAGAGCATCGAGGACCGGTTCGCGTCGACCGGGGTGGGCGGACTGCCGGAGGCGTATCTGCTGGGCTTCAGCGCCGAGGAGAACGGCCGGGCGATCGTCGCCAACGGCAACCCCGACACGGCCGACCACACGGCGGTGTTCGTGCCGGGCACCACGTCCAACCTGGGGAGCATCGGCGGGGACATCGGCCGGATGACCAACCTCTGGCAGGACGCCAGCACCGCCGCCCAGGGCGGTTCCGTCTCCACCGTCACCTGGCTCGGGTACGACGCCCCGCAGGACATCGTCAAGGACGCCCCGTTCGGGCACTACGCCGATGACGGGGCACCCGCGTTCAATCAGTTCCTGGACGGCCTCGACGCCTCCCGGACCGCCGACGGGCCCGGGCACACCACGGCGATCGGCCACTCGTACGGCACGACGCTGATCGGCTCGGCCGCCCGGCAGGGCGAGCTGAACGCCGACGACGTGGTCTTCGCGGGCAGCCCGGGGGTCCAGGTGGGCTCCGCCGAACGGATGGACGTGCCCGAGGGCCGGGTGTGGAACCAGGAGGCGCCCGGGGACGTGGTGCCGGACATCGGCCGTTACGGTCACGGCGGCAGCGAGTGGCGGCTCGGCGGCGGGGTATGGCTCATCCCCAGCGACGAGGCGTTCGGCGCCAATCAGATGACCACCGATACCGAGGGTCACAGCGACTACTGGAAATCCGGCACCACCAGCCTGTGGAACCAGGCCCAGGTCGTCGCCGGACAACACGGGAACGTGAAGCTTGAGGACTGA
- the rpsJ gene encoding 30S ribosomal protein S10 — MAGQKIRIRLKAYDHEVIDSSAKKIVETVTRTGASVAGPVPLPTEKNVYCVIKSPHKYKDSREHFEMRTHKRLIDILDPTPKTVDSLMRLDLPAGVDIEIKL, encoded by the coding sequence ATGGCGGGACAGAAGATCCGCATCCGGCTCAAGGCCTACGACCACGAGGTCATCGATTCCTCGGCGAAGAAGATCGTCGAGACGGTGACGCGTACTGGTGCGTCGGTCGCGGGCCCGGTGCCGCTGCCCACTGAGAAGAACGTGTACTGCGTCATCAAGTCGCCGCACAAGTACAAGGATTCTCGCGAGCACTTCGAGATGCGCACGCACAAGCGCCTGATCGACATCCTCGACCCGACGCCCAAGACCGTTGACTCTCTGATGCGACTCGACCTCCCGGCCGGTGTCGACATCGAGATCAAGCTCTGA
- the rplC gene encoding 50S ribosomal protein L3 translates to MTKQIKGILGEKLGMTQVWDENNRVVPVTVVKAGPCVVTQVRKNDIDGYESVQIAFGEIDPRKVNKPLKGHFSKADVTPRRHLVEIRTADASEYTLGQEVTAETFEAGIKVDVTGKSKGKGFAGVMKRHNFKGLGAGHGTQRKHRSPGSIGGCATPGRVFKGLRMAGRMGNERVTTQNLTVHAVDAEKGLLLIKGAVPGPNGGLVLVRTAAKGA, encoded by the coding sequence ATGACCAAGCAGATCAAGGGCATCCTGGGCGAGAAGCTCGGCATGACCCAGGTCTGGGACGAGAACAACCGTGTCGTCCCCGTGACCGTGGTCAAGGCCGGACCCTGCGTTGTCACCCAGGTCCGTAAGAATGACATCGACGGCTACGAGTCGGTCCAGATCGCCTTCGGCGAGATCGACCCGCGCAAGGTGAACAAGCCCCTCAAGGGCCACTTCTCCAAGGCCGACGTCACCCCTCGCCGCCACCTCGTCGAGATCCGTACCGCTGACGCCAGTGAGTACACCCTCGGCCAGGAAGTGACCGCCGAGACCTTCGAGGCCGGCATCAAGGTCGACGTGACCGGCAAGAGCAAGGGCAAGGGCTTCGCCGGTGTCATGAAGCGTCACAACTTCAAGGGCCTCGGCGCCGGACACGGCACCCAGCGCAAGCACCGCTCGCCCGGTTCCATCGGTGGCTGCGCCACCCCCGGCCGGGTCTTCAAGGGCCTGCGCATGGCCGGTCGCATGGGCAACGAGCGGGTCACCACCCAGAACCTGACCGTCCACGCCGTTGACGCGGAGAAGGGTCTGCTGCTCATCAAGGGCGCGGTCCCCGGTCCGAACGGCGGCCTCGTCCTGGTCCGCACAGCGGCCAAGGGGGCCTGA
- the rplD gene encoding 50S ribosomal protein L4 translates to MSTIDILSPAGDKAGSVELPAEIFDAKVSIPLIHQVVVAQLAAARQGTHKTKRRGEVRGGGRKPYRQKGTGRARQGSTRAPQFVGGGVVHGPQPRDYSQRTPKKMKAAALRGALTDRARNSRIHVVTGVLEGDNPSTKAARTLFGKISERKNLLLIVERADEAAWLSARNLPQVHILEPGQLNTYDVIRSEDVVFTQAAFESFVSGPTTADETEGSDA, encoded by the coding sequence ATGAGCACCATTGACATCCTTTCGCCCGCAGGCGACAAGGCCGGGTCCGTCGAACTCCCCGCGGAGATCTTCGACGCCAAGGTCAGCATTCCGCTGATCCACCAGGTCGTTGTCGCCCAGCTGGCCGCTGCCCGCCAGGGCACGCACAAGACCAAGCGACGCGGAGAGGTCCGCGGCGGTGGCCGCAAGCCCTACCGCCAGAAGGGCACCGGCCGCGCCCGTCAGGGCTCGACCCGCGCTCCGCAGTTCGTCGGCGGTGGCGTCGTCCACGGCCCGCAGCCGCGTGACTACTCCCAGCGGACCCCGAAGAAGATGAAGGCCGCCGCCCTGCGCGGTGCCCTCACCGACCGGGCCCGCAACAGCCGTATCCACGTCGTCACCGGCGTGCTTGAGGGCGACAACCCCTCCACGAAGGCCGCGAGGACCCTCTTCGGCAAGATCAGCGAGCGCAAGAACCTGCTCCTGATCGTCGAGCGGGCCGACGAGGCCGCGTGGCTGTCCGCCCGCAACCTGCCCCAGGTGCACATCCTGGAGCCGGGCCAGCTGAACACGTACGACGTGATCCGCTCCGAGGACGTGGTCTTCACGCAGGCCGCCTTCGAGTCCTTCGTGTCTGGCCCCACCACGGCCGATGAGACCGAAGGGAGCGACGCCTGA
- the rplW gene encoding 50S ribosomal protein L23 produces the protein MATRHPSIASKAAKAAKAARLAKAKRHATEGKNTVETPLSKSFTDPRDVLLKPVVSEKSYALLDENKYTFVVDPRANKTQIKQAVQAVFEVKVTGVNTINRQGKRKRTRTGFGKRADTKRAIVTLAEGDRIDIFGQAS, from the coding sequence ATGGCCACGCGTCACCCGAGCATTGCCTCCAAGGCGGCCAAGGCCGCCAAGGCCGCGCGCCTCGCCAAGGCGAAGCGCCACGCCACGGAGGGCAAGAACACCGTCGAGACCCCGCTGAGCAAGTCCTTCACGGATCCCCGTGACGTGCTCCTCAAGCCGGTCGTCTCGGAGAAGAGCTACGCGCTTCTCGACGAGAACAAGTACACGTTCGTCGTGGACCCGCGTGCCAACAAGACCCAGATCAAGCAGGCCGTCCAGGCGGTCTTCGAGGTCAAGGTCACCGGGGTCAACACGATCAACCGCCAGGGCAAGCGCAAGCGCACCCGCACCGGTTTCGGCAAGCGCGCCGACACCAAGCGCGCCATCGTGACCCTCGCCGAGGGCGACCGTATCGACATCTTCGGCCAGGCCTCCTAA
- the rplB gene encoding 50S ribosomal protein L2: MGIRKYKPTTPGRRGSSVADFVEVTRSTPEKSLVRPLHSKGGRNNAGRVTVRHQGGGHKRAYRVIDFRRHDKDGVPAKVAHIEYDPNRTARIALLHYADGEKRYILAPRNLSQGDRVENGPGADIKPGNNLALRNIPVGTTIHAIELRPGGGAKFARSAGASVQLLAKEGAMAHLRMPSGEIRLVDVRCRATVGEVGNAEQSNINWGKAGRKRWLGVRPTVRGVAMNPVDHPHGGGEGKTSGGRHPVSPWGQKEGRTRSPKKASNKYIVRRRKTNKKR, translated from the coding sequence ATGGGTATCCGCAAGTACAAGCCGACGACTCCGGGCCGTCGTGGGTCCAGCGTCGCCGACTTCGTCGAGGTCACGCGGTCCACGCCGGAGAAGTCGCTGGTCCGCCCGCTGCACAGCAAGGGCGGCCGTAACAACGCCGGTCGTGTGACCGTTCGCCACCAGGGTGGCGGACACAAGCGCGCCTACCGAGTGATCGACTTCCGTCGGCACGACAAGGACGGCGTGCCGGCGAAGGTCGCGCACATCGAATACGACCCCAACCGCACCGCGCGCATCGCGCTGCTGCACTACGCGGACGGCGAGAAGCGTTACATCCTCGCCCCCCGCAACCTGTCGCAGGGCGACCGCGTCGAGAACGGTCCCGGGGCCGACATCAAGCCGGGCAACAACCTTGCCCTGCGTAACATCCCCGTCGGTACCACGATCCACGCGATCGAGCTCCGTCCGGGCGGCGGCGCCAAGTTCGCCCGCTCCGCCGGTGCCTCCGTGCAGCTGCTGGCGAAGGAGGGCGCGATGGCCCACCTTCGTATGCCTTCCGGTGAGATCCGCCTGGTCGACGTGCGCTGCCGCGCCACCGTCGGCGAGGTCGGCAACGCCGAGCAGTCCAACATCAACTGGGGCAAGGCCGGCCGTAAGCGCTGGCTGGGCGTCCGCCCGACCGTTCGCGGTGTGGCGATGAACCCGGTGGACCACCCGCACGGTGGTGGTGAGGGCAAGACCTCCGGTGGTCGCCACCCGGTCTCCCCGTGGGGTCAGAAGGAAGGCCGTACTCGTTCGCCCAAGAAGGCGTCGAACAAGTACATCGTCCGCCGCCGCAAGACGAACAAGAAGCGCTAG
- the rpsS gene encoding 30S ribosomal protein S19, whose amino-acid sequence MPRSLKKGPFVDDHLIKKVDVQNEAGTKNVIKTWSRRSMIVPAMLGHTIAVHNGKTHIPVFVTESMVGHKLGEFSPTRTFRGHVKDDRKSKRR is encoded by the coding sequence ATGCCGCGCAGTCTCAAGAAGGGGCCCTTCGTCGACGACCACCTGATCAAGAAGGTGGACGTACAGAACGAAGCCGGCACCAAGAACGTCATCAAGACCTGGTCCCGTCGCTCGATGATCGTCCCGGCCATGCTCGGCCACACGATCGCGGTGCACAACGGCAAGACCCACATCCCGGTGTTCGTCACCGAGTCCATGGTCGGCCACAAGCTCGGCGAGTTCTCGCCGACGCGCACCTTCCGGGGTCACGTGAAGGACGACCGGAAGTCGAAGCGCCGCTAA
- the rplV gene encoding 50S ribosomal protein L22: MEARAQARYIRVTPMKARRVVDLIRGMDATEAQAVLRFAPQAASVPVGKVLDSAIANAAHNYDHTDATSLVVSEAYVDEGPTLKRFRPRAQGRAYRIRKRTSHITVVVSSKEGTR, encoded by the coding sequence ATGGAAGCCAGGGCCCAGGCGCGGTACATCCGCGTCACGCCCATGAAGGCCCGCCGCGTGGTGGACCTCATCCGTGGCATGGATGCCACGGAGGCTCAGGCGGTCCTGCGTTTCGCCCCGCAGGCCGCGAGCGTGCCGGTCGGCAAGGTGCTGGACAGCGCCATTGCCAACGCCGCGCACAACTACGACCACACGGACGCCACTTCGCTCGTCGTGAGCGAGGCGTACGTCGATGAGGGCCCGACCCTGAAGCGGTTCCGGCCGCGTGCCCAGGGCCGCGCCTACCGGATCCGTAAGCGGACCAGCCACATCACCGTGGTCGTCAGCAGCAAGGAAGGAACCCGGTAA
- the rpsC gene encoding 30S ribosomal protein S3 has product MGQKVNPHGFRLGITTDFKSRWYADKLYKDYVKEDVAIRRMMTSGMERAGISKVEIERTRDRVRVDIHTARPGIVIGRRGAEADRIRGDLEKLTGKQVQLNILEVKNPETDAQLVAQAVAEQLSSRVSFRRAMRKSMQSAMKAGAKGIKIQCGGRLGGAEMSRSEFYREGRVPLHTLRANVDYGFFEAKTTFGRIGVKVWIYKGDVKNIAEVRAENAAARAGNRPARGGADRPAGRGGRGGERGGRGRRPQQQSGGAAEAPKAEAPAETAAPAAESTGTEG; this is encoded by the coding sequence ATGGGCCAGAAGGTTAACCCGCATGGGTTCCGGCTCGGTATCACCACGGACTTCAAGTCCCGCTGGTACGCCGACAAGCTGTACAAGGACTACGTCAAGGAAGACGTCGCCATCCGTCGGATGATGACGTCCGGCATGGAGCGCGCCGGTATCTCCAAGGTGGAGATCGAGCGCACCCGTGACCGTGTCCGCGTGGACATCCACACCGCGCGTCCGGGCATCGTGATCGGCCGCCGTGGCGCCGAGGCCGACCGCATCCGCGGTGACCTCGAGAAGCTCACGGGCAAGCAGGTCCAGCTCAACATCCTTGAGGTCAAGAACCCGGAGACGGACGCTCAGCTGGTGGCCCAGGCCGTCGCCGAGCAGCTGTCCTCCCGTGTCTCCTTCCGCCGCGCCATGCGTAAGAGCATGCAGTCGGCGATGAAGGCGGGCGCCAAGGGCATCAAGATCCAGTGCGGTGGCCGTCTCGGCGGCGCCGAGATGTCCCGCTCGGAGTTCTACCGCGAGGGCCGTGTGCCCCTGCACACGCTCCGTGCGAACGTCGACTACGGCTTCTTCGAGGCCAAGACGACCTTCGGCCGTATCGGTGTGAAGGTCTGGATCTACAAGGGCGACGTCAAGAACATCGCCGAGGTCCGCGCCGAGAACGCCGCCGCCCGTGCCGGCAACCGCCCGGCCCGTGGTGGCGCCGACCGCCCGGCCGGCCGTGGTGGCCGCGGTGGCGAGCGGGGCGGCCGTGGCCGTCGGCCGCAGCAGCAGTCCGGTGGGGCTGCCGAGGCTCCCAAGGCCGAGGCTCCCGCCGAGACCGCCGCTCCGGCCGCTGAGAGCACCGGAACGGAGGGCTGA
- the rplP gene encoding 50S ribosomal protein L16 produces the protein MLIPRRVKHRKQHHPKRRGQAKGGTTVAFGEYGIQALTPAYVTNRQIEAARIAMTRHIKRGGKVWINIYPDRPLTKKPAETRMGSGKGSPEWWVANVHPGRVMFELSYPNEKIAREALTRAAHKLPMKCRIVRREAGEA, from the coding sequence ATGCTGATCCCCCGTAGGGTCAAGCACCGCAAGCAGCACCACCCCAAGCGGCGTGGTCAGGCCAAGGGCGGCACCACGGTCGCGTTCGGTGAGTACGGCATCCAGGCCCTGACGCCTGCGTACGTCACGAACCGGCAGATCGAGGCCGCTCGTATCGCGATGACCCGTCACATCAAGCGTGGCGGCAAGGTCTGGATCAACATCTACCCGGACCGTCCGCTGACGAAGAAGCCCGCCGAGACCCGCATGGGTTCCGGTAAGGGTTCCCCCGAGTGGTGGGTCGCGAACGTTCACCCCGGTCGGGTGATGTTCGAGCTGTCCTACCCGAACGAGAAGATTGCGCGTGAGGCGCTTACCCGCGCTGCTCACAAGCTTCCGATGAAGTGCCGCATTGTCCGGCGCGAGGCAGGTGAAGCGTGA